The Alistipes finegoldii DSM 17242 DNA segment GCCGCTGCGGACAGTCGGCCAACAAGCCTTACTGCGACGGCACGCATGCCGCAATCAAGTGGCGGGACGAACTCAACGGCGAACCGGTCGGCGAAACGCTCCCCGAAGAGGTGTACTGAACCGGCGGCGACGGGACGGAGGCTTCCGCGCCGTAGCGCCCCCGGCATCCGAAACGGGAAATCCGGCGCCCGGCTCCGGCGTTATCCGGCAGGGCCGCCTGCGATCCCGCCACAACATCTTCCACGATACGGAAAGAGAGGACCGTCCGGGACGGTCCTCTCTTCGTATTTCAATCCGGCACAATCCCGGAAACGCAGATTCCCGCAGGCTTTCCGGCCTTGCGGGAATCCGGAGTTCTGTCATTTGCAGAGAAAGTCGATATAATCGACAATAGCCTTGCTGCAGACCGGACAGAGCTCGTCCGTTTTGTGCAGGTTGTTCATCAGGCAGTTCCGCCACGGGCGGTAGACACCCTCGGCGGCATACCCGCCGCCTTCGAAAACGCCCACGACACCGTCGTACTCCTCCGTGTCGGGCGTCGGCACGGGAGTTCCCTCCGCCACCATCCGGCTCCAGAATTTATCCCCGAACCCGACGAGCGTCGTCAGGTTGGGTTCCCACGGTTCGATACTTTTCGCGTACATGTCGTCATAGGAGGTCGTGCCGACATATTCGTCGCCCAGCCCCAGCAGCAGATGGCCGAACTCGTGGACATGGATTTTTCCGGTGCGCGTGGGGTGGTGCGCGGCGCTGATGCCGTAAAAGTTGAAAATCCCGCCGCCACCGTATTTCTGTGTGTTCGAAAGCACATAGATATAATCGTAAGGCACATGCGCCGCCATGTCGCGCAGACGCTGGAAATCGGTCACCATCTGGTAGCGTTCCGAATCGAAGGTATAGAAACTCGCGCCGCAGGCCGTATTGCGCCAGACGTTTTCACCGGGGATGGTCACGCCCGAATCGTCGGAGGGAGCCCACACGGCGCGGACGTTGAAGCGCGCGGCGTTCTCCTTATAGGGCGAATAGCTGAAAAATTCGTCGGCGAACGTGCGGCAGGCCGACTCGAATTTGGCCCGCTCGCCGGCCCCGTAGCCCTCAGGCAGCAGGACGATGTCCACACGCTGCGCCGAATTGCCGGAATACATCACCTCGAACGTCTCGCAGCGGGGCGTGAACCGCTCGATAAAATAGGAATCGGGGTCGATATTCTGGCTGAAACGCTTCTCGAAACGCCCTTTGCCGTTGCGGGTGAAAATCTCGATCCGGCACGGACGTTTGGGATAGGGGAATACCACCGATTCGGGATAGGAGCGGCGCACGCTGTCGGCTTCGGGCGTACTCTGCCACTCGTTGAAAAGCGTGCAGAAGCCGCGGGAATAGATCTCCCGGCCCGACGCCCGGTCCACGATACGGAAAAACTGGTTGCCGTATCCGGTCGTATCAACCAGCGAGACCTTAGACCCTGCCCAGTAAGGCTCCTCCTTCAGCGCGTCGAAGAAATACTCCTCCGAGCGGCTGTCTCCGGCGTGATAGTAGTCGAAGCGCATCGTTTTGTCGAAAAAACAGTCGGCGAACGGCGTCTGCGCAGCGGCGGAGACGCCGGCTCCGAGAAACAGCAAAATAAAAATCTTCTTCATGGTTCGCAGCATTTCAGGGCGACAAAAAAGGGGTACGCACAGACGTACCCCCGAATCGGCCCGTTACGGGTTATTTCTTCTCCGGCCGTGCGATCGTCTCGCGCATCGTCGTGTCGGCCATGATGTTTTTCATTTTGTAGTAATCCATGATCCCCAGATTGCCGTTGCGGAACGCTTCGGCCATGGCCAGCGGCACCTCGGCTTCGGCGAGAATCACCTTGGCGCGGGCGTCCTGCGCCTTGGCCTTGTTCTCCTGTTCCAAGGCGACGGCCATGGCGCGGCGCTCCTCGGCCTTGGCCTGCGCGATGTTCTTGTCGGCCTGCGCCTGATCCATCTGCAGCTGGGCGCCGATGTTCTTGCCCACGTCGATATCGGCGATGTCGATCGAAAGGATTTCGAACGCCGTGCCGGCGTCGAGTCCCTTTTCGAGCACCACGCGGGAAATCGAATCGGGATTCTCCAGCACGATCTTATGCGAAGCCGCCGAACCGATCGACGAGACGATACCCTCGCCCACACGCGCCAACACGGTTTCCTCACCGGCGCCGCCGACCAGCTGTTTGATATTGGCGCGCACCGTAACGCGGGCCTTGGCGATCAGCTGGATGCCGTCCTTGGCGACGGCCGCTACGGGCGGGGTGTTGATGACCTTGGGGTTCACCGACATCTGCACGGCTTCGAACACGTCGCGGCCCGCGAGGTCGATGGCCGTGGCCATCTTGAAGTCGAGCATGATGTTGGCTTTCTGGGCCGATACCAGTGCATGCACGACGCTGGTGACGTTGCCGCCCGCAAGGTAATGGGCCTCCAGTTCGTTGGGATCGAGACTCAGGCCGGCTTTCGTGCTCTCGATCATCGAAGAGACGATCGTCGAGGGCGGCACCTTGCGCCAGCGCATCAGGATAAGCTGCAGCAGGCTGATCCTCACGCCCGACACCAACGCCGAGAACCAGAGTCCTACGGGTATAAAATAGAAGATGAGCCAGATCGCAAAGAGGCTCACGAAAATTATAAGAACGATCAATCCACCCTGAAAATCCATAGTTTTTTGTTTTTATTTGGTTGTTTTTACGATGACGCTGAAATTCTCGAACCCGACGACTTCGATCTCCTTCCGGGGGTCCACATAGGCGCCCAAGGATTTGGCCTCATAAGTCCGTCCGTTCACCTCGATCTTGCCCATCGGCGAAAGGCGCGAGAGGGTCGTGCCGCGGTCGCCGACGCTCAGCTCCTGTTCGGGCAGGGTAGGCATGCTCGACGAATTGATTTTCTGTTTGAGCGAGAAGCGCTGCCACGTCTTGGCGCGCAGCGAAACGACGGTGGCGATCAGCGACAACACCAGAATAACCAGCACGACCACCGAACCGGCCACGGGGCCGAGATCGCGGAATGCGAGGTAGATCGAACTGCCGTAGCAGACCAGCGCCAGAATCGCGCCGATCGACACGCCCGGCAGCAGGACCAGCTCCGCCACCAGAAAGAGCAGGCCGAAAAAGATGAGGAGTACAATATAGAACATCGTCATAGGGAAGTTGTTGAATATTGGACTAAAGATAGGAATTAAAATCAATTATTCCGCAATTTCAGCGACTTTTATTTCCAAAGCCGGGTCGGTCTGCGTCACCGCGGCCGCCACGCGGTCGGCCACGGCCTTGTCGTCGAACGTCCCGACGACGAAGAGCTGCTGTCCCACGCGCGAAAGCTCGCACCCCTCGGCCGTATCCGTAATCGCCGCCTTCACCGCGTCGGAAAGCGCTTCGGAGCTGACGATCTCGACCCGGTAGGCGATATGCTGCGCTTCGGGGTCCTTCGAAAGATTGCGGTACTCGCCGTCGGTCCACACGACGATTTCGGGGCGGACGAAACCGCGGGCCTTCAGCAGCTTTTGGGCCGCTTCGGCCTCCTCCCTCGTGGCGAAACCTCCGGCGTAGTAACACCATTTCCTGTCATCGTTGACCAGATAGGAGAGCGGGTAAGCGCCCCGGAAGGTCGATACGGCGCGCTTGGTATTGAACGTGCCGAGCAGGATGCGGTATATCGTCCCGTGCTCGTAGACCTTGCATTCGGGAATGGGGTGCTGATAGCTGTACTTCGGCGTCGAGGAGAAGGAAACGCTGTCGTAATCGAGGAAATAACGCTCTGCGACGTCGATCCGGGGCAGCCGGAAGTCGATGCCCTCCAGCTGCGCCGTCACGCCACGCAGCGAATCGCGCGCGGAGGTCAGCCCCAGCATATCGGCCACGGAGGTTTCATACCCGACGAGCACCTTCTTGCGCAGGAAATAGTCGGTCACGGCGTCCGAAGCGGTCTCGCCGCGCAGTTCCGAGAGCTGACGGGCGGCCTCCGAGAGCCGCTCCTCCTCGCGGGAAAGAATCTCGTCCCGCCCCAGCTTGTCCATCAGGTAGCCGTAAGCATAGCTCTTGTTGTCGAAGATGTAGTTCCATGCGTCGGAGAGCGAATCGGCCAGCACGCGGTTGAAGCCCTGCAGAGTCTTGTATTTGTCGTAAATCTCCGCCGCATCGGCTTCGGCCTGAGCCGCGGCGTAGGCTTCGGCCAGCTCGGAAATCGTGCCGTAATTGGCAAAATAGCGGTTCACGTAATCCACGGCATCGAATTCCAGCCGCTGCGCTTCGACGAGCGCGGCATAGTCGGCCTCCGGGAGCTGTTCCCGGAAATAGGGATTGCTGACCAGATTGCGCACCTTGAGCGAATCGGGAATCTCCGCCGCCGGATTTTCCGCGGCAGGCCCCGCCGGCTGCGACGCCGCGCCGTTCAGGTTGGCGAGCACCCACTCCTGCTCGATGGTGTTGATACGGTCGATCAGGCGGCCCTTAGCATTGCGGATTTCGAATATCCGGCTTTCGAGCTGCAGAATATCCTGCGAATACTGCTGGCGGGCCGCCGGGTTCTCGCGCAGCTGCCGCCGGGCGCGTTCCACGGCATTGACGATCGAATCTTCGCGCATCTGCAGCTGCGCATCCTCGCGCAGAAGCGACATATACTCCTCGTTGCTTTCGAGCCCCGCGATGCGGGCTTCGACTGAAAGCTGCTGCGCACGCAGGCTTCCGGCGCCCAGAAGCGCCGCGAACAGAAACAATATGCAAGTTTTACGAACCAACATTCCGGTTACCTCCACCATTTAATGAAAAAGAGTTGTATAAGCCCGAAAATCTCCAGACGCCCCAGAAGCATCAGCAGCGAACTGGATATCTTGAAAACGCCCGGCACGGACGAAAAATTATCCATCGCCCCGACTTGGCCGAATCCGGGACCGACATTGCCGATCGAAGCCACCGAGCCGGAGAAGCTGGTCATCAGATCGACGCCGAACATCGTCCCCAGCACCGTGCCGGCGAGAATCAGCATCAGGTATGCGACGATAAATATCATGACCGAATGGAGCGCTTCGTTCTCCTGAATGACCCCGTCCAGCTTGATGCGGATGATCGCGTTGGGGTGCTGCTGCTGGCGCAGGCGCGTGCGCATCATCTTCATCGCCAGCACCAGCCGGTTGGTCTTGATGCCGCCCGCGGTGGAACCCGCGCAGGCACACACGATCGAACCGAAAATCAGCAGGATAACCGCAAACGACGTCCATTGGTTGGAGTCGGCCGTGGCGAATCCCGTCGTCGTAACAAGCGACACGAACTGGAAAAGCGCATGATGGAACGCGGCCGAAAACGTAGGGTATATGTTGGCGGCGAAGAGACTGACGGCGATCAGCAGGCCGCCGCCCAGCAGCATGACGAGGTACCAGCGCGTCACCTCCGAACGGAATATGTTGTTGCGTTTGCCGGTCACCGTCGCATAGATCAGTCCGAAGTGGATACCCGCCGTAGCCATGGCGAAGATCAGGATCGTATCGATCATCGGACTGTTGAAATAGGCGATGCTGGCGTTCTTGGTCGAGAAACCGCTCGTGGCGCACGCCGACATGGCGTGGCAGAGCGAATCGAACCAGTTCATGCCCGCCATTTTGAGCAGCACCGTCGTCAGCACCGTAAGCCCCACATAGACTACCAGCAGTATCTGCACGATGATCTGGGTCCGGTAGCGGTAATTATCCTTGGCCAAGGTCGAAAGCTCGACGCTCGACAGCGTCATCTTGTTGCGCCCCAGCGAGGGGAGGATCAGCAGGGCGAACATGACTACGCCCATACCCCCGATCCACGTCGAGGACATGCGCCAGAACTGCAGCCCCCGCGGCAGCACCTCGATATCGTTCAGGATCGTCGATCCGGTCGTCGTAAAGCCCGAAACGCTTTCGAACCAAGCGTTCACCAGACTGAACTCCCCGCCCCAGATCAGGTAGGGGAACATGCCGACCAGACAGGCGACCAGCCACGAGCCGACCACGATGCAGAATCCCTCCTTGTTGGTGATCTGCTGCGTACGTTCGACGAAGATCAGCGGAAACGCCCCCAAGAGGGCCGTGAGCAGCGACGCGAGCAGCAGGGGATAGAACGCCGAATCCATGCCGCTGACAAAGGAAATCCCCGCCGACAACAGCATGAACAGCGCAATGAAAAGCATCACGACCCCGACATATCGCAAAACCACGTCTACTCGCATCGCAATCAGGATTTTGGCTGCTTGGAAACGGTTATCAGGGTCTCGATCTTCTCCTTCAGCTCCAAGACCTCGTCCTTGCAGTCGGCCTTGACGGCGAACGGCACGCGGAACGAGAGGTAGTCGCCCAGCCCCTTGTTCATCCGGATGATGGGGTTGACGCAGTAGACCGACATGAAGTAGTAGAGCATCAGCACGATGGCGATCATCACCACGAGCGAGATCAGCACCGGCGTAACGGCCCGGTAGGCGTTTTTCTTCATCTGCTCGGCACGCGGAGCCAGCGAACTCTGCGTCGAAGTCATATAGTTCTTGATGGCAGCGGTCAGACGGCCGTAGAGGACTTCGTATTCGCTGTCATACCAGCTGCGGCCCACCGAATCGGGCGCGGCCGGATTCGCCGCGGCATGCGCTCCGAAAGCGAGGTAGTTGTCGGTCAGCAGGCGCAGCTCGGTCGTCGCGAAAGCCAGCGAGTCGAGAAACGACTTGTCGAGGGCTTCGCTCTGGGCCAC contains these protein-coding regions:
- a CDS encoding TrkH family potassium uptake protein produces the protein MRVDVVLRYVGVVMLFIALFMLLSAGISFVSGMDSAFYPLLLASLLTALLGAFPLIFVERTQQITNKEGFCIVVGSWLVACLVGMFPYLIWGGEFSLVNAWFESVSGFTTTGSTILNDIEVLPRGLQFWRMSSTWIGGMGVVMFALLILPSLGRNKMTLSSVELSTLAKDNYRYRTQIIVQILLVVYVGLTVLTTVLLKMAGMNWFDSLCHAMSACATSGFSTKNASIAYFNSPMIDTILIFAMATAGIHFGLIYATVTGKRNNIFRSEVTRWYLVMLLGGGLLIAVSLFAANIYPTFSAAFHHALFQFVSLVTTTGFATADSNQWTSFAVILLIFGSIVCACAGSTAGGIKTNRLVLAMKMMRTRLRQQQHPNAIIRIKLDGVIQENEALHSVMIFIVAYLMLILAGTVLGTMFGVDLMTSFSGSVASIGNVGPGFGQVGAMDNFSSVPGVFKISSSLLMLLGRLEIFGLIQLFFIKWWR
- a CDS encoding SPOR domain-containing protein; this encodes MVEVTGMLVRKTCILFLFAALLGAGSLRAQQLSVEARIAGLESNEEYMSLLREDAQLQMREDSIVNAVERARRQLRENPAARQQYSQDILQLESRIFEIRNAKGRLIDRINTIEQEWVLANLNGAASQPAGPAAENPAAEIPDSLKVRNLVSNPYFREQLPEADYAALVEAQRLEFDAVDYVNRYFANYGTISELAEAYAAAQAEADAAEIYDKYKTLQGFNRVLADSLSDAWNYIFDNKSYAYGYLMDKLGRDEILSREEERLSEAARQLSELRGETASDAVTDYFLRKKVLVGYETSVADMLGLTSARDSLRGVTAQLEGIDFRLPRIDVAERYFLDYDSVSFSSTPKYSYQHPIPECKVYEHGTIYRILLGTFNTKRAVSTFRGAYPLSYLVNDDRKWCYYAGGFATREEAEAAQKLLKARGFVRPEIVVWTDGEYRNLSKDPEAQHIAYRVEIVSSEALSDAVKAAITDTAEGCELSRVGQQLFVVGTFDDKAVADRVAAAVTQTDPALEIKVAEIAE
- a CDS encoding NfeD family protein is translated as MTMFYIVLLIFFGLLFLVAELVLLPGVSIGAILALVCYGSSIYLAFRDLGPVAGSVVVLVILVLSLIATVVSLRAKTWQRFSLKQKINSSSMPTLPEQELSVGDRGTTLSRLSPMGKIEVNGRTYEAKSLGAYVDPRKEIEVVGFENFSVIVKTTK
- a CDS encoding M64 family metallopeptidase, coding for MKKIFILLFLGAGVSAAAQTPFADCFFDKTMRFDYYHAGDSRSEEYFFDALKEEPYWAGSKVSLVDTTGYGNQFFRIVDRASGREIYSRGFCTLFNEWQSTPEADSVRRSYPESVVFPYPKRPCRIEIFTRNGKGRFEKRFSQNIDPDSYFIERFTPRCETFEVMYSGNSAQRVDIVLLPEGYGAGERAKFESACRTFADEFFSYSPYKENAARFNVRAVWAPSDDSGVTIPGENVWRNTACGASFYTFDSERYQMVTDFQRLRDMAAHVPYDYIYVLSNTQKYGGGGIFNFYGISAAHHPTRTGKIHVHEFGHLLLGLGDEYVGTTSYDDMYAKSIEPWEPNLTTLVGFGDKFWSRMVAEGTPVPTPDTEEYDGVVGVFEGGGYAAEGVYRPWRNCLMNNLHKTDELCPVCSKAIVDYIDFLCK
- the floA gene encoding flotillin-like protein FloA (flotillin-like protein involved in membrane lipid rafts); this translates as MDFQGGLIVLIIFVSLFAIWLIFYFIPVGLWFSALVSGVRISLLQLILMRWRKVPPSTIVSSMIESTKAGLSLDPNELEAHYLAGGNVTSVVHALVSAQKANIMLDFKMATAIDLAGRDVFEAVQMSVNPKVINTPPVAAVAKDGIQLIAKARVTVRANIKQLVGGAGEETVLARVGEGIVSSIGSAASHKIVLENPDSISRVVLEKGLDAGTAFEILSIDIADIDVGKNIGAQLQMDQAQADKNIAQAKAEERRAMAVALEQENKAKAQDARAKVILAEAEVPLAMAEAFRNGNLGIMDYYKMKNIMADTTMRETIARPEKK